A genomic window from Cardiocondyla obscurior isolate alpha-2009 linkage group LG02, Cobs3.1, whole genome shotgun sequence includes:
- the LOC139113298 gene encoding fatty acid synthase-like isoform X1, with product MFLKEIIRKRIEIMDSTATSEPWDDFVSGEEIVISGIAGRFPDSNNMDQLRENLFNKIDLVTEICGRWKRDYVDLPKRMGIIHNFDKFDADFFGISSQEAHTLAPEIRMLLEHASEAIMDAGINPKQLRGKNTAVIIGSSFCETQSKFLYEDLEMRGLNIIGCSKSTMASMLSYQLGLNGPSYVVDTACSSTLYALAAGYRHIMSGECEDAIIGTASGCFHATINLQFARLGVLSPTGYCKPFDTNADGYVRSETVGVIYVQKAKNAKRIYAICPHIKTNSDGYKEEGITYPSTKIQSTLLSEYYQECGISPFCLEYFEAHGTATKIGDPQEINAIYNALCKDRKTPLMIGSVKSNLGHAEPASGFTQIAKVIIAFETGIVPPNIHYTSPRNDIDALRNGAIHVVDEPMPLKSGYVGINSFGFGGSNAHMSLIWNRKHKISNEPKDDSPRLVILSGCTEELVKVFLNNVASCPLNVEYIRLLHDIHTDNINGHSWRGFTILNTLQQDSIMEIQNYENIKRPIWFVFTSLGSQWPGMGQNLLKFHVFANAIQICDDTLKPYGINVTDILTKTDKIICENELYIFVGIVAIQIGLVDLLTSLGIIPNYMISHSAGELGCAYADGCLTIEQTILSAYFIGLVCTEEKIIHSSMATVSLDYESLKNICPANIEIICRNSKSNNVVSGPIKSLQEFIKKLQINNVHVKEIDCNVPYHSSYLASVKNKLLLNLSKIILQPKDRSSKWISTSTRRTEWFTSASKISSAEYHTRSILNTVLFEQATHLISSNAVTIEIAPDGVLQSILKESLHLERNVILTGRTEQNIKMILQGIGRLYNYGLQPQVANLYPPIDFPVSRGTPMISPFIRWDHSKNWYVMNSELQTVLESQERYVEISLDDEDYEYMNGHVIDGRNLLPATGYLDLVWQTIGMMKGVIYTTIPIVFRDVNFIRATHLAKNDVVKLIISIQKDGKFEIIERDSVVVTGIVHQTTNPEEEMIRTDISLENNDEVEHMTARDIYKELRLRGYQYSGLFRGLQSASISGIKGHIVWKNNWVTFMDTMLQMRIIGYDTRDLYVPTSIQKLVINPKLHTSRVQNSVTGAEDTTAKDKQLPIQIYKQLDTFVAGGIEIRGLKATQIFRRKLTQDAVVEEHVFVAHCDRGKISLSEAIRITAQLVLEDYGIIKINVLEMVEDVDDVALQLLSSSLLVEAFGDVPLIQTNITVLASQNRFDLTNLPPNISIGDLNKPSVSEKVLIVAGFNLLTKQQSSLERLLPFIRDGGYLLTREKCDINNYTKYLEQYELNIVLEKHTDTEIIVLLKKIIFIEKRIVVHINNDNFNWLEDLKLLVSGENKLKKNNRIIIVGEKDFECGLLGFINCLRKEPGGEFIRGVLIQDEKAPEFSLQDPLYMQQLQKDMVINVLRSNKTWGSYRHLRLAQLNTELVPTAHIRQMICGDLSTFRWIENSQSIESCREDLVRVVYSSLNFKDVMLATGKLFNQALAQGRLFQYIPLGLEYVGFDANGQRVMGLNTNCITNVVVKDKNLSWKIPDTWTFEAAATVPCVYSTVYLALYIYGKMKKGDKVLIHSGTGGIGQAAIHLALKEGCEVFTTVGTSDKRKFIKKNFPTISDKHIGNSRDTSFEQMIMQETNGRGVNIVLNSLAEEKLIASIHCLAQNGRFLEIGKFDLNSNNPLDVSIFRKGISFYGVLLDNMFTSDHKYKSQLCEMMTNGLKNGTIKPLNAKIFAKTEIEEAFRYMASGRHIGKIIISIPEVDKPLDNPVLAYRRYYCLKNKSYIILGGLGGFGLELTDWLIFRGARNIVLISRTGIKNGYQRMKVRLWKSYGVNVLIMQNINVADYKDCEYLLRTAERGAPVDAIFNLGVILKDNILENQTAATFAETFQSKARATQTLDKLSRQICPKLRHFVVFSSVSCGRGNAGQTNYGMANSIMERICEKRVEEGLPGLAIQWGAVGDVGLVADMQEENKELIIGGTLQQRISSCLNELDKFLIYGRPIVSSMVVAEKKAGSSGLSSLVETVANILDIKDWKVISQNTYLAELGVDSMMTVEIKQTLERDFDIFLTTQEIRNLTFAKLNKLTNDNVSSNANANGNANVNGNANVSDDNTLNNKKPNVVETNAINLLIGIVKDKDFILESCLNLSTKKQESTTEVFLIPGIDGSATIFNYLIPNIKFSTTFLHYTTIDIDAVDIISEATDHLINHVLLKLENGKDFVMVGYSFGSIIAIELTRKLETMNFKGRLILIDGAPEQIQALYRHSVSNSNNTDLQIVVLTNIMEIYSPGSSEKILIQLKKCQTWEEKYNIFAKQFLATNKSLSALNLKKLCITIYKYLSAVQQYNPSTLSSIKSSITLLRSTQLLQIPMMEEDYGLQKVTQNAVKVYCIEGTHITIMRNKKIASAINGEPLFAN from the exons ATGCGTGGTTTGAATATTATTGGATGTTCCAAATCTACAATGGCAAGCATGCTTTCGTATCAATTAGGCCTGAATGGCCCATCTTATGTAGTTGATACAGCCTGCAGTTCCACTCTTTATGCTTTGGCTGCTGGTTATCGTCATATCATGTCAGGCGAATGCGAAGACGCAATAATTGGGACTGCAAGTGGATGTTTTCATGCAactataaatttacaatttgcTCGTCTtg GTGTTTTGTCACCTACCGGTTACTGCAAGCCTTTTGATACCAACGCAGATGGTTATGTACGTAGTGAAACAGTAGGAGTAATATACGtacaaaaagcaaaaaatgcaaaaaggATTTACGCCATATGTCCacatattaaaacaaacaGCGACGGTTATAAAGAAGAAGGAATAACATATCCATCGACGAAAATACAAAGTACCTTACTATCGGAATATTATCAAGAGTGTGGAATATCACCATTTTGCTTAGAATATTTTGAAGCACATGGAACTGCTACCAAAATTGGTGACCCTCAGGAAATTAATGCCATTTATAATGCTTTATGTAAGGATAGAAAAACTCCATTAATGATCGGTTCTGTAAAATCTAATCTTGGTCACGCTGAACCAGCAAGTGGTTTCACTCAAATCGCTAAg GTAATAATAGCATTCGAAACTGGTATTGTTCCACCAAATATTCATTATACTTCACCACGAAATGATATAGATGCCTTAAGAAATGGAGCTATTCATGTTGTCGACGAACCAATGCCACTTAAAAGTGGTTATGTAGGTATCAATTCTTTCGGTTTCGGTGGCTCTAATGCTCACATGTCATTAATATGGAATCGCAAGCATAAGATTAGTAATGAACCGAAAGATGATTCGCCAAGACTTGTAATATTATCTGGATGCACTGAAGAATTAgtcaaagtatttttaaataat gTCGCTAGTTGTCCATTAAATGTAGAATATATTCGTTTGTTACACGACATACATACGGATAACATAAATGGTCATTCATGGAGAGGATTCACTATATTAAATACACTGCAACAAGATTCAATAATGGAAAttcaaaattatgaaaatataaaaagaccTATTTGGTTTGTATTTACTTCTTTAGGTTCGCAGTGGCCTGGAATGg gtcaaaacttgttaaaatttcatgtttttGCAAATGCTATACAAATATGCGATGACACTTTAAAACCATACGGCATAAATGTCACAGATATTTTGACAAAgacagataaaataatatgcgaAAACGAGTTGTACATATTTGTTGGTATTGTCGCTATTCag ATTGGTTTAGTAGATCTTTTAACATCACTAGGAATTATTCCGAATTACATGATAAGTCATTCTGCTGGCGAACTTGGTTGTGCGTATGCTGATGGATGTCTTACTATTGAACAAACTATTTTATCGGCATATTTTATTGGTTTGGTATGTactgaagaaaaaataattcatagcTCTATGGCAACTGTCAGTCTTGATTACGAATCTCTCAAAAATATATGTCCGGctaatatcgaaataatatgCCGCAACAGCAAGAGCAATAACGTTGTGAGTGGACCCATAAAATCGTTgcaagaatttattaaaaaattacag ATTAATAATGTTCACGTAAAAGAGATAGATTGCAACGTACCATATCACAGCTCTTATCTTgcatctgtaaaaaataaacttttgcttaatttaagtaaaataatattacaaccGAAAGATCGGAGTTCAAAGTGGATCAGCACTTCCACACGTCGTACGGAATGGTTTACTTCGGCATCAAAAATATCATCAGCAGAGTATCATACACGTAGTATATTAAATACCGTTCTCTTTGAACAAGCGACACATCTAATTTCTAGTAATGCGGTGACCATTGAAATCGCTCCCGACGGCGTTCTGCAAAGTATTTTGAAAGAATCTTTGCATCTAGAAAGGAACGTTATATTGACTGGGCGTACTGAACAAAACATCAAGATGATTCTACAAGGAATTGGAAGACTTTATAATTATGGCTTGCAGCCGCAAGTTGCTAATTTATACCCGCCAATAGATTTTCCTGTTAGCCGAGGAACTCCTATGATCTCTCCATTTATCAG aTGGGATCATTCCAAAAATTGGTACGTAATGAATTCTGAATTACAAACGGTCCTAGAATCCCAAGAAAGATACGTTGAAATCTCACTTGATGATGAAGATTACGAATATATGAACGGTCATGTAATCGATGGAAGAAATTTGCTTCCCGCAACGGGTTATCTCGATCTCGTTTGGCAAACTATCGGAATGATGAAAGGAGTAATATACACAACAATACCGATAGTATTTCGAGACGTTAACTTTATTCGCGCTACGCATTTAGCAAAAAATgatgttgtaaaattaataatttcgatacaaaaag atgGAAAGTTTGAAATAATCGAAAGGGATAGCGTTGTTGTAACCGGCATAGTGCACCAAACAACCAACCCAGAAGAGGAAATGATTCGGACAGATATATCACTAGAAAATAATGATGAAGTGGAACATATGACTGCTCGAGATATCTACAAGGAATTAAGATTGCGCGGTTATCAGTATAGTGGCTTGTTCCGTGGACTGCAAAGTGCATCTATTTCCGGAATTAAAGGACATATTGTTTGGAAAAATAATTGGGTAACATTTATGGATACCATGCTACAGATGCGTATTATTGGATACGATACCAGGGATTTGTATGTTCCAACGAGCATTCAGAAGTTGGTAATTAATCCTAAGCTACATACATCGAGGGTACAGAATAGCGTGACTGGTGCGGAAGATACGACAGCTAAGGATAAAC AATTACCGATACAAATATACAAACAACTAGACACATTTGTAGCTGGTGGAATAGAAATTCGTGGCCTTAAGGCCACTCAAATTTTTCGTCGAAAATTAACTCAGGACGCTGTTGTCGAGGAACACGTATTTGTAGCTCATTGTGATCGcggtaaaatttctttaagcGAAGCGATTCGGATAACGGCGCAACTTGTGCTAGAAGATTATggaatcataaaaataaatgttcttGAAATGGTAGAAGACGTCGATGATGTTGCATTGCAACTACTTTCATCTTCGTTGCTAGTTGAAGCATTTGGTGACGTGCCATTGATACAGACGAATATCACTGTACTAGCATCACAAAATCGTTTTGATCTAACAAACCTGCCACCGAACATTTCGATTGGAGATTTAAACAAGCCATCTGTAAGCGAGAAAGTCTTAATAGTTGCCGGATTTAACTTGCTGACTAAACAACAATCCTCGTTAGAACGGCTCTTACCATTTATAAGAGATGGCGGTTACTTGTTAACACGTGAGAAATGtgacataaataattataccaaATATTTAGAGCAGtacgaattaaatattgttcttGAAAAGCACACTGACACAGAAATAATTGTGCTCTTGaagaagataatttttatagaaaaaagaattgttgttcacataaataatgataattttaattggttGGAAGATCTAAAACTACTCGTGAGCGGTGAAAATAAGCtcaagaaaaataatagaattataattgttGGAGAAAAAGATTTCGAATGCGGTTTGTTGGGTTTCATTAATTGTTTGAGAAAAGAGCCAGGTGGAGAGTTTATTCGGGGTGTGCTTATTCAAGATGAAAAAGCTCCTGAATTTTCTTTGCAAGATCCTTTATATATGCAGCAGTTGCAAAAAGATATGGTTATCAATGTATTACGATCTAATAAAACATGGGGTTCATATAGACATTTGAGATTAGCCCAATTGAACACCGAATTAGTACCTACCGCCCATATCCGTCAAATG ATTTGTGGCGATCTAAGTACATTTCGCTGGATAGAGAATAGTCAATCTATTGAATCTTGTCGAGAGGATTTGGTACGCGTGGTTTATTCATCTCTCAATTTTAAAGATGTAATGCTTGCGACTGGAAAATTGTTTAATCAAGCACTCGCGCAAGGACGGCTATTTCAATATATACCCTTAGGATTAGAATATGTGGGATTCGATGCCAACGGACAACGTGTAATGGGACTTAATACAAA TTGTATAACAAACGTTGTtgtaaaagacaaaaatttaTCTTGGAAAATACCCGATACATGGACATTTGAAGCAGCTGCAACAGTTCCATGCGTTTACAGTACAGTTTATTTAGCCTTATACATTTAtgggaaaatgaaaaaaggtGATAAAGTGCTTATACATTCTGGTACTGGCGGCATTGGACAGGCGGCTATTCATCTTGCTCTCAAGGAAGGGTGCGAAGTGTTCACTACTGTGGGCACGAGCGATAAAcgaaagtttattaaaaaaaatttcccgaCAATTTCGGATAAACATATTGGAAATTCACGAGATACGAGCTTTGAGCAAATGATAATGCAGGAAACGAACGGTCGTGGCGTCAACATTGTATTAAATTCATTagcggaagaaaaattaatcgcgtcCATTCACTGTCTGGCGCAAAACGGACGTTTTCTAGAAATTGGCAAATTTGATCTCAACTCCAACAATCCTTTAGACGTATCTATATTTCGGAAAGGTATTAGTTTCTACGGAGTTCTCCTTGATAATATGTTTACCAGCGATCACAAGTATAAATCGCAATTATGCGAAATGATGACTAACGGCCTTAAAAACGGTACTATCAAACCACTcaatgcaaaaatttttgcgaaaaCAGAAATTGAAGAGGCTTTTAGATACATGGCAAGCGGAAGACATATCGGAAAG aTAATTATAAGCATTCCAGAAGTGGATAAACCTTTAGATAACCCTGTTCTCGCATATCGTCGCTACTATTGCcttaaaaacaaaagttaCATTATATTAGGAGGACTCGGTGGTTTTGGATTGGAATTAACTGATTGGCTGATATTTCGAGGCGCCAGGAATATCGTCCTAATATCACGAACTGGAATAAAAAACGGATATCAGCGAATGAAAGTTCGATTGTGGAAGTCGTACGGTGTGAATGTGTTAATTATGCAGAATATTAACGTCGCTGATTACAAGGACTGCGAATACCTCTTACGAACTGCCGAGAGAGGAGCACCGGTGGATGCAATATTTAATCTCGGTGTGATATTGAAAGACAACATCTTGGAGAATCAAACTGCGGCAACTTTTGCAGAAACCTTTCAGTCGAAAGCTCGAGCAACGCAAACATTAGACAAACTTTCTAGACAGATCTGCCCGAAATTACGACACTTTGTTGTGTTTTCTTCTGTTTCGTGTGGCAGAGGAAACGCGGGACAAACCAATTATGGGATGGCCAATTCCATTATGGAAAGGATCTGTGAGAAAAGAGTGGAAGAAGGATTACCTGGATTAGCGATTCAATGGGGAGCTGTGGGTGATGTCGGTCTTGTTGCCGATATGCAAGAGGAAAATAAGGAACTGATTATCGGTGGCACTTTACAACAGAGGATATCTTCCTGTTTAAATGAGCTcgataagtttttaatttacggtCGACCAATTGTGAGTAGCATGGTTGTAGCTGAAAAGAAAGCGGGATCTTCCGGGTTGAGCAGTTTGGTAGAAACTGTTGCGAATATCTTAG atataaaaGATTGGAAAGTTATAAGTCAAAATACGTATCTGGCTGAACTTGGAGTGGACTCCATGATGACCGTGGAAATTAAGCAAACTCTTGAACGagattttgatatttttttaactacgcAAGAAATACGAAATCTCACTTTCGCAAAACTTAACAAACTAACCAATGACAATGTTAGTAGCAATGCAAATGCTAATGGCAATGCAAATGTTAATGGCAATGCAAATGTTAGCGACGATAACACACTAAATAACAAGAAACCCAACGTGGTGGAAACAAATGCTATAAACCTTTTAATTGGCAttgtaaaagataaagattttattttagaatccTGTTTAAATCTTTCAACTAAAAAACAAGAATCTACAACCGAAGTTTTTCTTATACCGGGTATTGATGGGAGTGCcactatatttaattatttgataccaaatattaaattttcaacaacatttttacattacacGACAATCGATATCGATGCTGTAGATATTATATCAGAGGCGACTGATCATCTCATAAAC catgtattattaaaactgGAAAATGGAAAAGATTTCGTAATGGTAGGATACTCTTTCGGATCTATTATCGCAATTGAATTAACTAGAAAACTGGAGACTATGAATTTTAAAGGTCGGCTAATTCTTATTGACGGCGCTCCTGAACAAATACAAGCATTATATAGACATTCTGTATCAAATTCTAATAATACAGATCTTCAAATTGTTGTTTTAACCAACATTATGGAAATTTATTCACCAGGAAGTAGTGAAAaa attttaatacaattgaaAAAATGTCAGACCtgggaagaaaaatataatatttttgccaAACAGTTCTTGGCAACGAACAAGTCACTTTCAGCTCTAAATTTAAAGAAGTTGtgtataacaatttataaatatttatccgcTGTACAGCAGTATAATCCTTCTACGTTATCGTCTATTAAATCTTCCATCACGTTGCTAAGATCTACACAATTATTGCAAATACCCATGATGGAAGAAGATTATGGTCTGCAAAAg GTGACTCAAAATGCAGTAAAAGTTTATTGTATCGAAGGTACTCATATAACAATTATGAGAAACAAGAAAATAGCATCTGCGATTAATGGAGAACCATTATTTGCAAACTAA